Proteins co-encoded in one Bremerella sp. TYQ1 genomic window:
- a CDS encoding type II and III secretion system protein family protein, whose product MPQPSEAIQKEYGEFVQGTIDPENTLTIIEGRPRILVFKETPIRIYLPDDRIATYQVISDREISLVGVRRGTTVLNIWVADPTQQSGQRILSYLIRVLPDVETAQQLSATYTNLSNEINQAFPNSYVELQFVGNQLIVRGQAKDSIEAVQILQVVAANAPGTASRPQLQNGEIVLRDQTVATVTDNVVQQQIDTLSQTLRDANIVNLLQIPGDQQVMLKVTVAEVNRSAARSIGMDFSVANDAGTVFQQTTAGILSGGLSSSANAGNIMASLDGGQIDIAIRALRQLDLAKSLAEPTLTTLNGQTASFSAGGQFPVPSAIITNGGSAQGVQFIPFGVQLNFTPNIVDRDRIRLVVNATVSSRDENLGTNVGGSSAAGGTSVSGLQSNDFSTTVELREGQTLAVAGLIQHNFGSNAQRIPFWGDLPVIGSTGGLNQTSADEQELVVLITPQLVHPIDACTGPALPGDDIHEPNDIEFFLLNRLESRHTKGYRSPVRTDYHRQHVGNHCDECQFLIGPTGRAFNCCDQPILYK is encoded by the coding sequence AGGAACAATTGACCCTGAAAACACTCTAACGATTATCGAAGGGCGACCTCGAATTCTCGTTTTTAAGGAAACTCCCATCCGGATCTATCTTCCAGATGACCGGATCGCCACTTATCAGGTTATCTCTGACAGAGAAATCTCGTTGGTAGGCGTTCGGCGAGGTACGACAGTCCTAAATATTTGGGTTGCTGACCCAACACAGCAAAGTGGACAGAGGATCCTTAGTTATTTAATTCGTGTGCTGCCTGATGTAGAAACGGCGCAGCAGTTGTCAGCGACCTATACGAACTTGAGCAACGAGATCAATCAGGCATTTCCCAATAGTTATGTCGAACTGCAATTTGTAGGAAATCAACTGATCGTCCGAGGACAGGCGAAAGACTCGATCGAGGCTGTTCAAATCTTGCAGGTTGTCGCCGCAAATGCTCCAGGCACTGCATCGCGACCACAGCTTCAAAATGGCGAGATCGTGCTCCGAGATCAAACGGTAGCTACAGTGACAGATAATGTCGTGCAGCAGCAGATTGATACACTTTCTCAGACGCTTCGTGATGCAAATATTGTCAACTTGTTACAGATCCCGGGCGACCAGCAAGTCATGCTGAAAGTGACCGTTGCTGAGGTCAATCGCAGCGCCGCACGCAGTATTGGAATGGATTTCTCGGTTGCAAACGACGCCGGAACCGTATTTCAGCAAACGACCGCAGGCATTCTTTCCGGAGGTTTGTCATCTTCGGCAAATGCCGGGAATATCATGGCCTCATTAGATGGGGGCCAGATCGATATCGCCATCCGAGCATTGCGTCAGTTGGACCTTGCAAAGTCACTCGCGGAGCCAACGCTGACTACCCTTAACGGGCAGACGGCAAGTTTTAGTGCAGGCGGACAGTTTCCTGTTCCGTCAGCAATCATCACAAATGGTGGTTCCGCGCAGGGAGTGCAGTTCATACCTTTCGGTGTGCAGCTCAATTTCACCCCCAACATTGTTGATCGGGATCGTATACGTCTGGTTGTCAATGCGACGGTCAGTAGCCGAGATGAAAACCTTGGAACGAATGTTGGTGGTAGTAGTGCGGCAGGTGGGACGAGTGTGTCGGGGCTTCAATCAAACGATTTCAGTACTACAGTCGAACTGCGAGAAGGGCAGACATTGGCGGTTGCTGGACTGATTCAACATAACTTTGGAAGTAATGCCCAAAGAATTCCGTTCTGGGGCGATCTTCCTGTCATTGGAAGTACAGGTGGTTTGAATCAGACATCTGCGGATGAGCAGGAGCTTGTCGTTTTGATCACTCCTCAGTTGGTCCATCCCATCGACGCATGTACCGGGCCAGCGTTGCCTGGTGATGATATTCACGAACCAAACGATATCGAATTCTTTCTCTTGAATCGACTCGAAAGTCGTCACACCAAGGGATATCGCAGTCCCGTTCGTACTGACTATCACCGTCAACACGTGGGAAATCATTGTGATGAATGCCAATTCCTAATCGGTCCGACAGGTCGTGCATTCAACTGCTGTGATCAACCAATCCTGTACAAATAG
- a CDS encoding tetratricopeptide repeat protein encodes MTAQTLHQEGHFREAALLLERARAEDPQAHDYSKQLAILYDELGISDKAESEFTIALSKSPNDPDLHNDFGFFYLQRGKLERAEGEFRQALEISPSHPQAQTNLARALFKQNRLEEAYATYENAVGPAIAHHNMGVLFSQENRDHEARLAFQEALSVDPKQDMSRKFLDGLDHLPALAANRPNVRR; translated from the coding sequence GTGACTGCTCAAACGCTTCATCAAGAGGGTCACTTTCGAGAAGCGGCATTACTGTTGGAACGAGCACGCGCCGAGGACCCGCAGGCTCATGATTACTCCAAGCAACTAGCCATCCTTTACGATGAGCTCGGCATCTCAGACAAGGCGGAAAGCGAGTTCACCATCGCTCTTTCCAAATCTCCTAACGATCCAGACCTTCACAACGATTTCGGTTTCTTTTACTTGCAACGAGGTAAGTTAGAAAGAGCAGAAGGGGAGTTTCGCCAAGCGCTAGAAATATCCCCCAGTCATCCGCAAGCGCAGACCAATCTAGCAAGGGCCCTTTTTAAGCAGAATCGACTAGAGGAAGCTTATGCAACCTATGAAAACGCGGTGGGTCCTGCCATCGCCCATCACAACATGGGTGTGCTCTTCTCCCAGGAAAATAGAGATCATGAGGCCCGATTGGCATTCCAGGAAGCTCTTAGCGTGGATCCCAAACAGGATATGTCGCGAAAGTTCCTGGACGGTCTTGATCATTTGCCCGCGCTCGCGGCGAATCGCCCAAACGTAAGAAGATGA
- a CDS encoding sigma-70 family RNA polymerase sigma factor, producing MSTITPILNQLPSGNECSNDLLPLIYSELRRLASFRLRNVPSGQTLQVTSLVHEAYLRIARGEKKHWENRGHFYATAGEVMRHIVIENIRRRKSLKRGGNLNRFSIEDYDVVVNFPNLDDLLDLDQALTKLSESDPALARLVELRYFVGLTIDETAEVLEMSPRTVKRNWAFVRAWLGRELGSKA from the coding sequence ATGTCCACCATTACGCCGATTCTAAACCAACTCCCTTCAGGCAATGAATGCTCGAACGACTTGCTTCCGTTGATCTACTCGGAATTGCGTCGCTTAGCTAGTTTCCGTTTGCGTAACGTGCCCAGTGGGCAAACGCTTCAGGTAACGTCTCTCGTGCATGAAGCCTATCTTCGAATAGCGCGAGGCGAAAAGAAGCACTGGGAGAACCGTGGGCATTTTTACGCCACGGCTGGCGAGGTGATGCGACATATTGTCATCGAGAACATTCGTCGCCGTAAGAGTCTCAAGCGTGGCGGTAATCTCAATCGATTTAGCATCGAAGACTACGATGTCGTTGTGAACTTTCCAAATCTTGATGACCTCCTGGATCTAGATCAAGCACTTACGAAGCTCTCGGAATCCGATCCTGCGTTAGCGAGGTTAGTAGAGCTTCGGTATTTTGTCGGGCTAACGATCGATGAAACTGCTGAGGTCCTAGAGATGTCGCCACGAACAGTAAAGAGAAATTGGGCTTTCGTCCGTGCTTGGCTCGGTCGTGAATTGGGATCGAAGGCTTAA
- a CDS encoding serine/threonine-protein kinase, which yields MGEGGFGLVFVADQLEPVRRRVAIKIVKPGIASQQIVSRFEAERQALAMMDHENIARIFDAGVTETKQPYFVMELIRGVRLDEFCDNHRLDIRQRLELFISICGAVQHAHQKSIIHRDLKPSNILVTMQDGRAVPKVIDFGLVKAMTYDLVAQTIYTRFAAMMGTPAYMSPEQAEMSNTDVDTRSDIYSLGVVLYELLTGETPVNSARVSGASFDELRRLIRDDEPPRPSTRVSTMGADSSATMSKNRRLDSVQLKSLLKGDLDCIVMKALEKDRSRRYVSAAALADDVKRYLREETVEARPTSRWYLFSKFARRNRIALTTASVILLSLILATTVSLWQAHVAYRAMEQAREYEMRANRSKEEIESFTQRLKKANSLLVTGEAYVQSGHWEEAYQAFTQATKESPEHFSVWVERASLLARLGIWDAAFADYSKAIELGAPVDGIEFQGVSLLLHCYGDKEACSQIVHQLESSQGGFIGTKLRGQLVGEQTRVDLLRVLQQAEQLILDQSSLPSGEPTRSSLMPFGVKPYLAGWAHLRLGNIDQAIDRLQESHTDVPDWRGIGIGLPLLAIAYHHSGQLDKANESLRRSKELLDNSLDESIEQLNGAPPMKWFAWLELVIHYREAYQLIHGELPPVDPRFQLRRQKALAVLNHRVAITPSMEQLTPWMLVGENNSSVDDYPLVPRTSPVLNP from the coding sequence ATCGGGGAAGGGGGCTTTGGACTCGTTTTCGTCGCTGATCAATTGGAGCCTGTTCGTAGACGGGTGGCAATTAAGATCGTTAAGCCTGGTATCGCTTCGCAGCAAATCGTAAGTCGCTTCGAGGCAGAACGCCAAGCGTTAGCGATGATGGACCACGAAAATATTGCTCGAATCTTTGACGCTGGAGTCACAGAAACAAAACAGCCGTACTTCGTTATGGAGCTGATTCGAGGTGTAAGACTCGATGAGTTCTGTGACAACCATCGTTTAGATATTCGCCAGCGTCTCGAGCTATTCATTTCGATTTGTGGCGCAGTCCAACACGCTCATCAGAAAAGCATTATCCATCGAGATCTCAAGCCATCGAACATTTTAGTCACGATGCAAGATGGTCGTGCCGTTCCAAAGGTTATTGACTTTGGGCTCGTCAAAGCGATGACGTACGATCTCGTTGCCCAAACAATCTACACGCGATTCGCGGCCATGATGGGGACGCCTGCTTACATGAGTCCAGAGCAGGCTGAAATGAGTAACACTGATGTGGATACGCGGAGTGATATTTATTCTTTAGGAGTCGTTCTTTATGAACTTCTTACCGGCGAAACGCCGGTGAATTCTGCGCGCGTCAGCGGGGCTAGTTTTGATGAGTTAAGACGACTAATTCGCGATGACGAACCGCCTCGCCCAAGTACACGGGTCAGCACGATGGGAGCTGATAGCTCCGCGACAATGTCCAAAAACCGGCGACTCGACTCAGTGCAGCTTAAATCACTTCTAAAAGGAGATCTCGACTGTATCGTGATGAAAGCGCTTGAGAAGGATCGCTCACGACGCTATGTGAGTGCTGCGGCATTGGCTGATGACGTCAAACGTTACTTGCGTGAAGAGACAGTCGAGGCTCGTCCGACTTCGAGATGGTATCTCTTCTCGAAATTCGCAAGGCGTAATCGGATTGCTTTGACGACTGCTTCTGTCATCTTATTATCTTTAATCCTTGCCACAACTGTCAGCTTGTGGCAAGCCCATGTCGCATATCGAGCGATGGAGCAAGCACGGGAATACGAAATGCGTGCCAATCGTTCTAAGGAGGAAATCGAGAGCTTTACGCAACGATTGAAAAAAGCCAATTCTTTACTGGTCACCGGCGAAGCGTATGTTCAATCGGGCCATTGGGAAGAAGCCTATCAGGCTTTTACGCAAGCAACGAAGGAATCGCCTGAACACTTTTCGGTTTGGGTGGAACGTGCATCGCTACTCGCACGTCTTGGAATTTGGGATGCTGCATTTGCCGATTATTCAAAGGCAATTGAGTTGGGGGCTCCTGTCGACGGAATTGAATTTCAAGGTGTTTCCCTTTTGCTTCATTGTTATGGCGATAAGGAGGCCTGCTCTCAAATCGTTCATCAATTGGAATCTTCACAGGGAGGATTCATTGGAACAAAACTTCGTGGCCAACTTGTGGGCGAGCAAACGCGAGTTGATTTGTTGCGTGTTCTGCAGCAGGCCGAACAGCTTATTCTTGACCAATCCTCGTTGCCTTCAGGTGAGCCGACGCGAAGCTCATTAATGCCCTTTGGTGTTAAACCGTATCTCGCTGGTTGGGCACACCTGAGGCTAGGTAATATCGATCAGGCCATCGACCGTTTACAGGAATCTCATACCGATGTGCCTGACTGGCGTGGGATTGGAATTGGCTTGCCCCTTCTCGCAATTGCCTACCATCACTCAGGGCAGTTAGATAAAGCGAATGAGTCGCTGCGTCGTTCCAAAGAACTACTTGATAATTCATTAGATGAGTCGATCGAACAACTCAACGGAGCACCGCCAATGAAATGGTTTGCCTGGTTGGAATTAGTCATTCATTATCGGGAAGCGTACCAGCTCATTCATGGTGAATTGCCTCCCGTCGACCCTCGATTCCAACTTCGACGGCAAAAAGCGTTGGCGGTCTTAAATCATCGAGTTGCAATAACACCTTCGATGGAGCAGCTCACTCCGTGGATGCTAGTGGGTGAAAATAATTCTTCCGTTGATGATTATCCGTTAGTCCCAAGAACATCTCCCGTGCTGAACCCTTAG